In Paenibacillus larvae subsp. larvae, the following proteins share a genomic window:
- a CDS encoding pseudouridine synthase, whose amino-acid sequence MKGTLRLDKMLSHLGYGTRSELKKLAKNGGVTVNGKVVKDSGWKVYPDEDYIEVNGEQVIFREHVYVLLNKPAGVISATEDMRDRTVVDLLDDHIRVFGVFPVGRLDKDTEGLLLLTNDGKLAHNLLSPRKHVPKTYYARVNGDVTEEDVRIFSEGVVLDDGYMTMPAQLVVLDSGNPEEEKPAEIELTIHEGKFHQVKRMFEAVHKKVVYLKRISMGSLKLDPSLSPGASRELTAKELEALQGYKTASL is encoded by the coding sequence TTGAAGGGAACACTTCGCCTGGACAAAATGTTATCCCATCTGGGATACGGAACACGCTCCGAATTGAAAAAGCTGGCCAAAAACGGAGGGGTAACAGTAAATGGCAAGGTTGTGAAAGATAGCGGATGGAAAGTCTATCCTGACGAAGACTATATTGAAGTGAACGGAGAACAGGTTATTTTCAGAGAGCATGTATATGTGCTATTGAATAAACCTGCAGGGGTCATTTCGGCAACGGAGGATATGCGGGACCGCACTGTTGTGGATCTGCTGGACGATCACATCCGGGTATTCGGGGTTTTCCCGGTAGGCAGGCTCGACAAAGATACCGAAGGGCTTCTCCTGCTGACCAATGACGGGAAGCTTGCCCATAATTTACTCTCCCCCCGCAAGCATGTGCCTAAAACATACTATGCGAGGGTAAATGGGGATGTAACTGAGGAAGATGTAAGGATTTTTTCCGAAGGAGTCGTCCTGGATGACGGATATATGACCATGCCTGCACAGCTTGTCGTTTTGGATTCCGGGAACCCGGAGGAAGAAAAGCCTGCCGAGATCGAACTTACTATCCATGAAGGGAAATTTCATCAAGTAAAACGGATGTTTGAAGCTGTTCATAAAAAAGTCGTTTATCTGAAACGGATTTCCATGGGATCTTTAAAGCTCGATCCTTCCCTTTCCCCTGGAGCATCGAGAGAACTTACTGCAAAGGAACTGGAGGCTCTACAGGGTTATAAGACGGCTTCATTATAG
- a CDS encoding GTP pyrophosphokinase, which produces MDGRDWRKFLQPYEQAVEELKFKFKTLRKELKSPDEYSPIEFVTGRVKKISSILEKAKKLDVPMDELETGIEDIAGIRIMCQFVEDIHTLIELIHGRHDLKVLYEKDYITNKKESGYRSYHIIIEYAVHTSLGVKRILAEIQIRTLAMNFWATIEHSLNYKYKESMLPDEVRKRLSKAAEAAYLLDQEMSSIRDEIVEAQKLFEDNSMLVSNVLNYIQVLYYFHRVREAAQFQIRFTEIWEKEDTRSLRALAQEIEEAVTRAKQKERE; this is translated from the coding sequence ATGGATGGACGTGACTGGAGGAAATTCCTGCAGCCTTACGAGCAGGCTGTGGAAGAACTCAAATTTAAATTTAAAACTCTTCGCAAAGAATTGAAAAGCCCGGACGAGTATTCTCCTATCGAATTTGTAACCGGCCGGGTGAAGAAGATTTCAAGTATATTAGAGAAAGCAAAAAAACTGGATGTACCGATGGATGAACTGGAAACAGGCATCGAGGATATTGCCGGCATTCGCATTATGTGCCAGTTTGTTGAGGATATCCATACGTTGATAGAACTGATTCACGGGCGCCATGATCTGAAAGTGCTGTATGAAAAGGATTATATTACGAATAAAAAGGAAAGCGGCTACCGCAGCTACCATATTATTATTGAGTACGCAGTTCATACCTCTCTCGGAGTAAAACGGATACTTGCCGAGATTCAGATCCGTACATTGGCTATGAATTTCTGGGCAACCATCGAACATTCTCTCAATTATAAGTATAAGGAAAGCATGCTGCCGGATGAAGTACGCAAACGGCTCAGCAAAGCGGCAGAAGCCGCGTATCTGTTGGATCAGGAGATGTCCAGCATCCGGGATGAGATTGTGGAAGCCCAGAAGTTGTTCGAGGATAACTCTATGCTCGTTTCCAATGTACTGAACTATATCCAGGTTCTGTACTATTTCCACCGGGTCCGCGAGGCCGCCCAATTCCAAATAAGATTTACTGAAATTTGGGAAAAGGAAGATACACGGAGTTTACGTGCACTGGCTCAGGAGATTGAAGAGGCCGTTACCAGAGCCAAACAAAAGGAGCGAGAATGA
- a CDS encoding ferredoxin: MAKYTWVEKDTCIACGACGATAPDIYDYDDEGLAEVIYEGDNNQGITEIPEDLYDDLQDAQDGCPTDSIKVADTPFN; encoded by the coding sequence ATGGCAAAATACACATGGGTGGAGAAAGATACCTGCATTGCTTGTGGTGCATGCGGAGCAACTGCGCCGGATATTTATGATTACGACGATGAAGGACTTGCCGAAGTTATTTACGAAGGCGATAACAACCAAGGCATAACTGAAATTCCGGAAGATTTATACGATGATCTGCAGGATGCCCAGGACGGCTGCCCGACGGATTCCATTAAAGTTGCCGATACACCATTTAACTAA
- the cimA gene encoding citramalate synthase produces MPKSVRIFDTTLRDGTQGEGVSLSVEDKLKIAHKLDELGVHYIEGGWPGSNSKDIEFFVRVRELNLKQAKISAFGSTRRKGIKASEDINLNRIIESGVEVASIFGKSWDFHVHKAIQTTLEENLSMIHDSVSYLKSKGLEVIYLAEHFFDGYKHNPAYALDTILKAQEGGADWIVLCDTNGGSLPDEVANIVTAVQQPLNIPLGIHAHNDCELGVANTLAAVAAGATQVQGTMNGYGERCGNANLCSVIPNLQLKMGLEALAPQQLELLTPTARYISEIANMHMPLNQPYVGTAAFAHKGGIHVSAILKNPTTYEHTKPEYVGNKQRVLVSELAGQSNLLSKAQELNMELDPQHEGTKKVILEVKNLEHEGYQFEGADASLELLLRKHVHGLEDIFRLESFKILMEKAAGKPEESEAFLKVNVHGNSMYTAAEGRGPLNALDYALRKALEPYYPSIRNMHLTDYKVRVLDEKDASAAKVRVLIETTNGETSWSTVGVSENVIEASWNALVDSFRYALIGKKPLPIAPMEYKEHVGLVNH; encoded by the coding sequence TTGCCTAAGTCAGTTCGGATTTTTGACACAACTCTAAGAGACGGCACACAGGGTGAAGGAGTTAGCTTATCTGTTGAAGACAAACTGAAGATAGCACACAAGCTCGATGAGCTGGGTGTCCATTATATTGAAGGCGGTTGGCCCGGAAGCAACAGCAAAGACATAGAATTCTTTGTCAGGGTCCGGGAGCTGAACCTGAAGCAAGCGAAGATTTCAGCTTTTGGAAGCACCCGGCGCAAAGGCATCAAGGCCAGTGAAGACATCAATCTAAACCGTATTATAGAGTCGGGTGTTGAAGTTGCCAGCATTTTTGGAAAGTCATGGGACTTCCATGTACACAAAGCTATTCAGACTACACTGGAAGAAAATCTCTCCATGATTCATGATTCCGTATCTTACCTGAAAAGCAAAGGACTTGAGGTCATTTATTTGGCCGAACATTTTTTTGACGGGTACAAACATAATCCCGCCTACGCCCTGGATACTATTCTTAAAGCCCAAGAGGGCGGTGCCGATTGGATTGTCCTTTGCGATACCAATGGAGGATCACTGCCTGATGAAGTGGCTAATATTGTAACAGCTGTTCAGCAGCCTTTAAATATACCGCTCGGTATTCACGCCCATAACGACTGTGAGCTTGGGGTGGCCAATACACTCGCGGCAGTAGCTGCAGGGGCCACTCAGGTACAAGGAACCATGAACGGTTACGGGGAGCGCTGCGGCAATGCGAATCTGTGCTCGGTTATTCCGAATCTCCAACTAAAAATGGGCCTTGAAGCCCTTGCACCGCAGCAGCTCGAACTGCTGACTCCGACAGCCCGGTATATCAGTGAAATTGCTAATATGCACATGCCTCTGAACCAGCCGTATGTAGGCACAGCAGCATTTGCCCATAAAGGAGGCATTCATGTTTCTGCCATTCTGAAAAATCCTACAACTTACGAGCATACAAAACCCGAATACGTGGGCAACAAACAAAGGGTGCTTGTCTCGGAACTCGCCGGACAAAGCAACCTGTTATCCAAGGCCCAGGAGTTGAACATGGAGCTGGACCCTCAGCATGAGGGCACCAAAAAAGTCATTCTGGAAGTGAAAAATCTAGAACATGAAGGTTATCAGTTTGAAGGTGCCGACGCTTCCCTGGAACTTCTTCTTCGTAAACATGTACACGGGCTTGAAGATATTTTCCGGTTGGAATCCTTTAAAATCCTGATGGAAAAAGCGGCAGGTAAGCCGGAAGAATCCGAGGCGTTTTTGAAAGTAAATGTTCACGGGAATTCCATGTATACAGCTGCTGAAGGACGAGGGCCTTTAAACGCCCTTGACTATGCTCTTCGAAAAGCATTGGAGCCGTATTATCCTTCCATCCGGAATATGCATCTGACCGACTATAAAGTCCGGGTGCTGGATGAGAAAGACGCATCGGCCGCTAAAGTAAGAGTATTGATCGAAACAACTAATGGGGAAACTTCATGGAGTACCGTCGGAGTCTCCGAAAACGTTATTGAAGCCAGCTGGAATGCATTGGTCGATAGTTTCCGGTATGCCCTGATCGGTAAAAAACCGCTTCCGATCGCACCCATGGAATATAAAGAACATGTTGGACTTGTTAACCATTAA
- a CDS encoding MDR family MFS transporter, which produces MEKKQTNKTMVTLSIMLITFLSSLEGTIVSTAIPKIVSDLGGMHLMNWVVSIYLLTTAVATPIVGKLSDLYGRKLMFICGTILFLIGSMLSGMSQSMEQLIVFRAIQGLGAGAILPVTMIIIGDIYSFEERAKIQGWISGIWGISGILGPLTGGLMVDYVSWHWIFYFNVPFGLLSILFIVMYLHEHLDKKKQKVDYLGIALFTVSMTSFMFALLSGGNQYAWNSPFMIGILILAVVTLALFLVVEYYVKEPMLPLRLFAMRLISVSNLSGFLLSAILVGITIYLPLWIQGVAGKGATDSGFTLIPLSVCWPVGAALAGRWFVRMGVRSTTLIGVSCLLAAAAGLYFVGIHTPYLLLVALMGLFGLGFGFAFTSYTITVQSAVGWQMRGTAMASYTFLRTLGQTLGISVFGMLFNMNIQSYKTAHSQNEALQQLDTSQVFHGDQAASLPPGLMEQLREMMVYGIHHIFISLLIIAAIALAVTWILPKRFKVDEDNPCPKGQGSPKKSRRETTVSS; this is translated from the coding sequence GTGGAAAAAAAACAAACCAATAAAACAATGGTCACACTGTCTATCATGCTTATCACATTCCTTTCTTCATTGGAAGGGACGATTGTCAGTACTGCGATCCCGAAAATCGTAAGTGACCTGGGCGGAATGCATCTTATGAACTGGGTTGTATCCATCTATCTGCTGACAACGGCCGTAGCCACTCCGATTGTGGGCAAATTATCGGATTTGTACGGGCGCAAGCTGATGTTCATATGCGGAACGATCTTGTTTCTGATCGGATCAATGCTTTCAGGAATGTCCCAATCCATGGAGCAGCTTATTGTGTTCAGGGCCATCCAGGGGTTAGGTGCAGGGGCTATTCTTCCAGTAACGATGATTATTATAGGAGATATCTATTCTTTTGAAGAAAGGGCCAAAATTCAGGGATGGATCAGCGGAATCTGGGGGATTTCCGGTATTCTGGGACCGCTCACCGGCGGGCTGATGGTAGACTATGTATCCTGGCATTGGATTTTTTATTTTAATGTCCCGTTTGGCCTGCTGTCGATTTTGTTCATTGTGATGTATTTGCATGAGCATCTGGACAAAAAGAAGCAGAAGGTCGATTATTTGGGAATTGCCCTCTTTACGGTTAGCATGACTTCCTTCATGTTTGCACTGCTGAGCGGAGGAAACCAATATGCCTGGAACTCTCCCTTCATGATCGGCATCTTAATATTGGCAGTTGTTACACTCGCTTTGTTCCTGGTTGTGGAATATTATGTGAAGGAACCGATGCTGCCTCTTAGGCTGTTTGCTATGAGACTAATCTCCGTGTCCAACCTTAGCGGTTTTCTTCTCAGTGCCATTCTTGTCGGTATTACGATATATCTGCCGCTCTGGATACAAGGGGTTGCCGGAAAAGGGGCTACGGATTCAGGATTTACCCTGATTCCTTTATCGGTTTGCTGGCCGGTTGGTGCCGCACTGGCAGGCAGATGGTTTGTACGCATGGGCGTAAGGTCTACGACTTTGATCGGTGTGAGTTGTTTGCTCGCGGCAGCGGCCGGTCTTTACTTTGTCGGTATTCATACGCCTTATTTGCTGCTGGTGGCTCTGATGGGCCTATTTGGGCTCGGGTTCGGATTTGCCTTTACATCCTATACGATTACGGTACAGTCTGCGGTTGGATGGCAGATGAGGGGAACGGCCATGGCTTCCTATACCTTTTTACGGACGCTTGGCCAGACGCTTGGTATCAGCGTGTTCGGGATGCTGTTCAATATGAATATTCAGTCCTATAAGACAGCTCACAGTCAAAATGAAGCGCTCCAGCAACTGGATACCAGCCAGGTATTTCATGGAGATCAGGCGGCGAGCCTGCCTCCCGGTCTCATGGAACAATTGAGGGAGATGATGGTGTACGGTATTCATCATATTTTTATATCTCTGTTAATT
- a CDS encoding DNA polymerase IV: MNSVHDSYPKKGRVILHIDMNAFYCSVHAAVDPEQYKGKPIAVSGSIEQRKGIIVTSSYAARAKGVKTGMHVRQALRVCPDLILIKPDFHLYRQYSKAFIKIVYDYSPLVEPVSIDECFVDITGSKQFGTPLEIAREIQRRIQDELHLPCSIGIAPNKLLAKMGSDMKKPRGLFVFRLRDVPDVLWNKPCGVLFGIGKRTADKLKKLNIHTIGQLASCEESFLTKTFGVQGSYLKRAANGLDDSPVNPQREASKSVGHTTTLPYNLTERLEVTRVFLNLADQVARRMRRQGLVASTIQITIRDPDMKTITRSVTLPVPTEHADDIYQEACKLFDRHWKEGRPIRLLGITLQSLGNKEEKPIQLDLFSYEQQPKKEQLTKALDSLRDKFGENAVLTAGMLGDDPSTLLRNHKRRGTSLQKDQLFNPGQTES; this comes from the coding sequence ATGAATTCAGTGCATGACAGTTATCCGAAAAAAGGGCGGGTTATCCTGCATATTGATATGAATGCTTTTTATTGTTCGGTACATGCTGCTGTGGATCCTGAACAGTATAAGGGAAAACCCATTGCGGTCTCCGGAAGCATCGAACAGAGAAAAGGTATTATCGTTACTTCTTCGTATGCGGCCAGGGCCAAGGGGGTAAAAACCGGGATGCATGTCAGGCAGGCACTGCGGGTTTGTCCTGATTTGATTTTAATAAAACCGGACTTTCATTTATACCGCCAGTATTCCAAGGCATTCATAAAAATTGTGTACGATTATTCCCCCTTGGTGGAACCTGTTTCAATTGACGAATGCTTTGTAGATATAACCGGGTCTAAACAATTCGGAACACCGCTGGAAATTGCCCGGGAGATTCAGAGACGGATACAGGATGAACTGCATTTGCCATGTTCCATCGGCATTGCTCCTAACAAGCTGTTGGCCAAGATGGGTTCGGACATGAAGAAGCCGCGGGGACTTTTTGTTTTTCGCCTCAGGGATGTCCCGGATGTTTTATGGAACAAACCTTGCGGTGTCCTGTTTGGTATAGGGAAAAGAACAGCGGACAAGCTAAAAAAGCTGAATATTCATACCATCGGGCAGCTTGCTTCCTGTGAGGAATCCTTTTTGACGAAAACGTTTGGTGTACAGGGTTCTTATTTGAAACGGGCGGCTAACGGTTTAGATGATTCTCCGGTAAACCCGCAGAGAGAAGCTAGCAAATCTGTGGGGCATACTACCACGCTTCCTTATAATCTGACAGAACGCCTTGAGGTTACAAGAGTGTTTCTAAACCTTGCCGATCAGGTGGCCCGGAGAATGCGCCGCCAGGGTCTGGTAGCTTCTACCATCCAGATTACGATCCGGGATCCGGATATGAAAACTATAACAAGGTCAGTTACACTGCCTGTACCGACTGAACATGCTGACGATATTTATCAAGAGGCTTGCAAACTTTTTGACCGCCATTGGAAAGAAGGAAGGCCTATCCGTCTGCTGGGTATTACTCTCCAGAGTCTGGGGAATAAAGAAGAAAAGCCGATTCAACTGGATTTGTTCAGCTACGAACAGCAGCCCAAAAAAGAGCAGCTTACCAAAGCACTTGATTCCCTAAGGGACAAATTTGGTGAAAATGCGGTCCTGACCGCGGGTATGCTTGGCGATGATCCTTCAACGCTGCTGAGAAACCATAAAAGAAGAGGAACGTCCTTACAGAAGGATCAGCTCTTTAATCCTGGTCAAACGGAGTCATAA
- a CDS encoding Cof-type HAD-IIB family hydrolase, with amino-acid sequence MDFDIIALDVDGTLINDQFELTEGNKEAVRKAHKLGAKIVLCTGRGPASTLPLLKELELEGYSINHNGAATIHSRGSEEPVLVHEFAFSVNQIELLVRYCREHGVHFDVSTAFHMYVEKLTEEEKTVYEKFFLTPELYEDVLKLEIPLVKFTLAGEVAQVDRIEKEWTESRIYGDLTMMRSGEFFIDVMHTDASKGNALKALAERWDVPPERIMAIGNYFNDLEMLAYAGLGVAMDNSPDAVKKAARVVTGSNNEDGVREALMKYVL; translated from the coding sequence ATGGATTTTGATATCATCGCGCTTGATGTTGACGGAACCCTGATTAATGACCAGTTTGAATTGACGGAAGGAAATAAGGAGGCTGTCCGGAAAGCCCATAAACTGGGTGCGAAAATTGTATTGTGTACCGGAAGAGGACCGGCAAGCACGCTTCCCTTACTGAAGGAGCTGGAACTGGAGGGATACTCGATTAATCATAACGGTGCAGCCACCATACACTCCAGGGGATCGGAAGAACCTGTACTGGTTCATGAATTCGCTTTTTCCGTGAACCAGATCGAGCTTTTGGTCCGGTATTGTAGAGAGCACGGGGTTCATTTCGATGTTTCAACAGCTTTTCACATGTATGTTGAGAAACTTACAGAAGAGGAGAAAACCGTTTATGAGAAATTTTTTCTGACTCCGGAATTATACGAGGATGTACTGAAACTTGAAATTCCTTTGGTTAAATTTACTCTTGCCGGCGAAGTCGCACAGGTTGACCGGATTGAGAAGGAGTGGACAGAAAGCAGAATTTACGGCGATCTGACCATGATGAGAAGCGGCGAGTTTTTCATTGATGTCATGCACACGGATGCTTCCAAAGGAAATGCACTCAAAGCCCTTGCCGAACGCTGGGACGTTCCTCCGGAAAGAATTATGGCTATAGGCAATTACTTCAACGACCTGGAAATGCTGGCTTATGCCGGACTTGGAGTGGCTATGGATAATTCCCCGGATGCCGTTAAAAAGGCTGCACGGGTAGTAACGGGTTCTAACAATGAAGACGGTGTAAGGGAAGCTTTAATGAAATATGTGCTGTAA
- a CDS encoding L,D-transpeptidase family protein has translation MKDDRRELLETEEEELFEDLKQFVQRHPNQQMAWYLLGREYAAQGKMAKARYCFARAGEVYEAFENRAIKVDPAVLAAAEEAARGRGDSEKPGRPSRRWRGTLLVALLALLLIPITGDERRIPVRLTVERTDKTALAEARAISEKPVVGSEPKAVVYYADRALRRRSGGEQTGRGERLRKEISHLLFASGERVPEALILAGEAAEEGEWSAWYRPPVLIASVKQGADRDKPRIEHYDAETCACKPANSAHARAMAAEWRGRQEQLLVLRSAVESFYRRNSRMPEKAEELTGNYPDNIIPGMTPYMETMFIKIREEVHTKLGMNKEAEPVKSGPAKWLATSVKPEHAEDQLFEEPLRIVVDRRAYRLAVISGNTIIRTFPVGLGGEKTPDGEFTITEKVRNPNGKSNGEFGSRGMTLSDTLYAIHGTNEPDSIGQDESKGCIRMGKEDVEELFDLVPLETRVTIGRDLLPVLSDGDPSEPRWSLPGKAVETNPQKVYKWLN, from the coding sequence ATGAAGGACGATCGCCGGGAACTCCTTGAGACGGAAGAGGAGGAGCTGTTCGAAGACCTGAAACAGTTCGTTCAGCGGCACCCAAATCAGCAGATGGCCTGGTATTTGCTCGGCCGGGAATATGCGGCCCAGGGGAAAATGGCCAAGGCGCGCTATTGTTTTGCCAGGGCGGGAGAAGTGTATGAAGCATTCGAGAACCGGGCGATTAAGGTCGACCCCGCCGTCCTGGCAGCTGCCGAAGAAGCGGCCCGGGGAAGAGGGGATTCCGAGAAGCCGGGCCGCCCGTCCCGGCGTTGGCGGGGCACGTTGCTGGTCGCGCTTCTGGCGCTGCTTCTCATCCCTATTACTGGGGATGAGAGAAGAATCCCGGTCCGCCTGACGGTAGAAAGGACGGACAAAACAGCCCTGGCCGAAGCGCGGGCGATATCGGAGAAGCCGGTGGTCGGCAGCGAACCGAAGGCAGTCGTCTACTACGCGGACAGGGCCTTGCGGCGGAGGTCCGGGGGAGAGCAAACGGGAAGAGGAGAACGGCTTCGGAAGGAGATTTCACACCTCCTGTTTGCAAGCGGCGAACGCGTTCCTGAAGCGCTTATTCTAGCGGGTGAAGCGGCGGAGGAGGGGGAGTGGTCGGCCTGGTACCGGCCGCCCGTTTTAATTGCGTCCGTGAAACAGGGCGCGGACAGGGATAAACCCCGAATTGAACATTACGATGCCGAAACCTGTGCCTGTAAACCTGCAAATTCGGCCCATGCCAGAGCCATGGCAGCTGAATGGCGTGGCCGCCAGGAGCAACTGCTTGTGCTGCGTTCGGCCGTGGAGTCGTTTTACCGCAGGAACAGCCGGATGCCGGAAAAGGCCGAAGAATTAACTGGTAATTATCCGGACAATATTATACCCGGTATGACCCCTTACATGGAGACGATGTTTATCAAAATACGGGAGGAAGTTCATACAAAGCTGGGAATGAACAAAGAGGCGGAACCGGTCAAATCCGGTCCTGCCAAATGGCTGGCTACGTCCGTAAAGCCGGAACATGCGGAAGATCAACTCTTCGAGGAGCCCTTGCGCATTGTAGTTGACCGGCGGGCATACCGGCTCGCGGTCATTAGTGGAAACACCATTATCCGCACATTTCCGGTAGGACTCGGGGGAGAAAAAACGCCGGATGGAGAATTTACCATTACGGAAAAAGTAAGGAACCCTAACGGGAAATCAAACGGGGAATTTGGCAGCCGGGGAATGACCTTATCCGATACACTGTACGCGATTCACGGAACGAATGAACCGGATAGCATCGGACAGGATGAGTCCAAGGGATGCATCCGTATGGGGAAGGAAGATGTCGAGGAACTGTTTGATCTGGTGCCGTTGGAAACAAGGGTTACTATTGGCCGGGATCTTCTCCCGGTATTGTCTGACGGTGATCCCTCGGAACCGAGATGGAGTCTGCCCGGAAAAGCAGTAGAAACCAATCCCCAAAAAGTATACAAATGGTTGAATTAA
- a CDS encoding quinone-dependent dihydroorotate dehydrogenase, translating to MLYKKLAKPVLFRMDPEAAHHLTICGLSIAGKVPGAKGIIHGLYGMPKRAELQMKLWGIGFANPVGLAAGLDKNAEAVEGFSQMGFGFMEVGTVTPRPQEGNEKPRLFRLLEYQALINRMGFNNVGAEKMARTMSALKNRPIPVAVNIGKNKVTPNEDAEEDYRICIRTLYKEADFFVVNISSPNTPDLRSLQHGSDLLNLLHAVTDEMQRQQARYGDSGKPVLVKIAPDLTDEEVENTIHTIRESGAAGIIVSNTTISREGIVHAHKDQAGGLSGKPLAECSTEMVAKVYLLTGGKMPIIGSGGIFTPEDAYAKFRAGASLVEVYTALIYEGPKLIRRLNEGLIALLKRDGYTHLSQAIGADHR from the coding sequence ATGTTATACAAAAAGTTGGCTAAACCTGTCTTGTTCCGGATGGATCCGGAGGCTGCCCATCATCTTACGATCTGTGGTTTATCCATAGCTGGTAAGGTGCCGGGAGCCAAAGGTATCATTCACGGGCTTTACGGGATGCCTAAACGGGCAGAATTGCAAATGAAATTATGGGGGATCGGCTTCGCTAATCCTGTCGGCCTGGCCGCTGGTCTGGATAAAAATGCGGAAGCAGTGGAAGGATTCTCCCAAATGGGCTTCGGATTTATGGAGGTTGGGACGGTTACTCCAAGACCTCAGGAAGGCAACGAAAAGCCAAGGCTGTTTCGTCTGCTCGAGTACCAAGCCCTAATCAATAGGATGGGCTTTAACAACGTTGGTGCAGAGAAAATGGCCAGAACTATGTCAGCTTTAAAGAACAGGCCAATACCCGTTGCTGTAAACATTGGAAAAAACAAGGTGACGCCTAATGAGGATGCTGAAGAAGATTACCGCATATGCATCCGGACTTTATATAAGGAAGCAGATTTTTTCGTAGTCAATATCAGCTCTCCGAATACACCTGATTTACGCAGTCTGCAGCATGGCAGTGATTTATTGAATCTGCTTCATGCCGTAACCGACGAAATGCAGCGGCAGCAAGCCAGATACGGAGACTCAGGCAAGCCTGTACTAGTCAAAATTGCACCTGATTTAACGGATGAAGAGGTGGAGAACACCATTCATACGATCAGGGAAAGCGGGGCAGCAGGTATCATTGTCTCCAACACGACGATAAGCCGTGAGGGTATCGTTCATGCCCATAAAGACCAGGCCGGGGGATTGAGCGGGAAACCGCTGGCTGAATGTTCAACGGAAATGGTGGCTAAAGTATACCTGTTGACCGGGGGTAAAATGCCGATTATAGGGTCTGGAGGCATCTTTACACCAGAAGACGCTTATGCCAAATTCCGTGCGGGAGCAAGCCTGGTTGAAGTATATACCGCTTTGATATACGAAGGTCCTAAACTGATCCGCAGGCTCAATGAGGGACTGATCGCCTTGTTGAAGCGTGACGGCTATACCCATCTTTCCCAAGCGATAGGGGCCGATCATCGCTGA
- a CDS encoding DUF309 domain-containing protein, with amino-acid sequence MKTPYNPLLIAFVYHFNETEDYFECHEVLEELWMEEGRDIFYQGLLQIAVGLYHYRNGNVSGAIKLLSGGIDKLGREPGRNEGMDIGKLLADSRSCLTRLQQEENLPFCPLKIRILDKKLEEALSILITNPPERQADQE; translated from the coding sequence ATGAAGACACCTTACAATCCGCTGCTCATTGCGTTTGTATATCATTTTAATGAGACGGAAGATTATTTCGAATGTCATGAGGTGTTGGAAGAATTATGGATGGAAGAAGGCCGGGATATTTTTTATCAGGGGCTGCTGCAGATTGCTGTCGGGTTATACCACTACCGGAACGGTAATGTTAGCGGTGCAATCAAGCTGTTATCAGGCGGCATTGATAAACTGGGAAGGGAACCGGGACGAAATGAAGGAATGGACATCGGAAAGCTGCTTGCTGACAGCAGGTCCTGCCTGACCAGACTGCAACAGGAGGAGAACTTGCCTTTCTGTCCGTTAAAGATCCGGATCCTGGACAAAAAGCTCGAGGAAGCATTGAGTATTCTTATAACGAACCCGCCGGAGCGCCAGGCCGATCAGGAATAA
- a CDS encoding TlpA family protein disulfide reductase: MFKRNIVVSILLIVLVGFAVYKNGNNANQPMSQAINTAGLQIAEGQEAPQKGSSAPSFSLTGLDGKSYNVGGSRDKLLLVNFWASWCGPCRTEAPDLVQLYNKYKDKMDLYAVNVSQGDSMRNIQAFVDEFKFPFPVLLDKEGTVASAYRILAIPTSFLIDKNGKIVEIFNVLPPKELEKKIQKHQSGS, encoded by the coding sequence ATGTTTAAAAGGAATATTGTCGTAAGTATCCTCTTGATAGTGCTTGTCGGTTTTGCGGTATATAAAAATGGGAATAATGCCAATCAGCCGATGAGCCAGGCGATCAATACAGCAGGGCTTCAGATTGCCGAAGGGCAGGAAGCTCCCCAAAAAGGGTCTTCCGCCCCTTCATTTTCCTTAACGGGACTCGATGGAAAAAGTTATAATGTAGGAGGCAGCCGCGATAAACTTTTATTGGTTAATTTCTGGGCATCCTGGTGCGGGCCCTGCAGGACTGAAGCACCCGACCTGGTCCAGCTGTACAACAAATATAAGGATAAAATGGACTTGTATGCAGTCAATGTTTCTCAAGGAGACAGCATGCGGAATATTCAGGCCTTTGTGGATGAATTCAAGTTTCCTTTTCCTGTATTGCTGGATAAAGAGGGCACAGTGGCAAGTGCCTACAGAATTCTTGCTATTCCAACCAGTTTTTTGATTGATAAGAACGGAAAAATTGTGGAAATATTTAATGTGCTTCCGCCCAAGGAACTTGAGAAAAAAATTCAGAAGCACCAATCGGGTTCATAA